One region of Bosea sp. 29B genomic DNA includes:
- a CDS encoding chaperone NapD, with translation MLTGKREIDRRKFLTGDIMPERVPTSARPQRFFHISSAVVTARPEQCAEIARLIAAMSDTEVRAVEGSKIVVVMEGQSSGEIGSRLTTMALMDGVFSANMVFEQIEPIDDSGDDR, from the coding sequence ATGCTGACCGGCAAGCGCGAGATCGACCGCCGCAAATTCCTCACCGGCGACATCATGCCCGAGCGTGTCCCTACGTCCGCTCGCCCGCAACGCTTCTTCCATATCTCCAGCGCGGTCGTCACCGCCCGCCCGGAGCAGTGCGCCGAGATCGCGCGCCTGATCGCCGCGATGTCGGACACCGAGGTGCGCGCGGTCGAGGGCAGCAAGATCGTCGTGGTGATGGAAGGGCAGAGCAGCGGCGAGATCGGCAGCCGCCTCACCACCATGGCGCTGATGGACGGGGTGTTCTCGGCCAACATGGTGTTCGAGCAGATCGAACCCATCGACGACAGCGGAGATGACAGATGA
- the napE gene encoding periplasmic nitrate reductase, NapE protein, with the protein MGPDPASTEVHPAQPTRKAELLAFFTLAVLIWPIVAVGIVGGYGFLIWMSQIVLGPPGPPGSAH; encoded by the coding sequence ATGGGGCCTGACCCTGCGAGCACCGAGGTGCATCCAGCGCAGCCGACCAGGAAGGCCGAGCTCCTGGCCTTCTTCACGCTGGCGGTCCTGATCTGGCCGATCGTCGCCGTCGGCATCGTCGGCGGCTATGGCTTCCTGATCTGGATGTCCCAGATCGTCCTCGGACCGCCCGGGCCTCCCGGGTCGGCGCACTGA
- a CDS encoding DMT family transporter: MQQPASFPQRVWANAYLLLVMTTLLWAGNAVASRLAVGEIAPMTLTALRWVFVCAVMPYLFRRGLREHWPALKANWLKVVLLGAFGFTAFNTLMYIAAYSTTAINIGILQGSIPVFVLLGAFFAFRTPIGVLQGLGVAVTIIGVLVTASRGDWHVLSQLSFVPGDLWMMIACIFYAGYTVGIRTRPPMPGLIFFTAMAIVACLVSLPLLCVEIAAGKAYWPTPKGWLILAFVVIGPSILSQLFFMRAIELIGPGRAGVFVNLVPVFAPLLAVAILGEQLALYHGLALALVLGGIWIAERRLR; the protein is encoded by the coding sequence TTGCAGCAGCCGGCCTCTTTTCCTCAGCGGGTTTGGGCCAATGCCTATCTGCTGCTCGTCATGACGACGCTCTTGTGGGCGGGCAACGCCGTGGCCAGCCGGCTCGCCGTCGGCGAGATCGCGCCGATGACGCTGACGGCACTGCGCTGGGTCTTCGTCTGCGCCGTCATGCCCTATCTGTTCCGCCGGGGTCTGCGCGAGCATTGGCCGGCGCTGAAGGCGAACTGGCTCAAGGTGGTGCTGCTCGGCGCCTTCGGCTTCACCGCCTTCAACACGCTGATGTACATCGCGGCGTATTCGACCACGGCGATCAACATCGGCATTCTGCAGGGCTCGATCCCGGTCTTCGTGCTGCTCGGTGCCTTCTTCGCCTTCCGCACGCCGATCGGCGTGCTGCAGGGGCTCGGCGTCGCCGTCACCATCATCGGTGTCCTGGTCACGGCGAGCCGCGGAGACTGGCACGTCCTCTCGCAGCTCAGCTTCGTGCCAGGCGACCTCTGGATGATGATCGCCTGCATATTCTATGCGGGATATACCGTCGGTATCCGCACGCGCCCGCCCATGCCTGGGCTGATCTTCTTCACCGCCATGGCGATCGTCGCCTGCCTGGTCTCGCTGCCGCTGCTCTGCGTCGAGATCGCCGCCGGCAAGGCCTATTGGCCGACGCCGAAGGGCTGGCTGATCCTGGCCTTTGTGGTGATCGGCCCTTCGATCCTGTCGCAGCTCTTCTTCATGCGCGCGATCGAGCTGATCGGCCCCGGCCGGGCCGGCGTCTTCGTCAATCTCGTGCCGGTGTTTGCGCCATTGCTCGCCGTCGCGATCCTCGGCGAGCAGCTCGCGCTCTATCACGGCCTCGCGCTGGCGCTGGTGCTCGGCGGCATCTGGATCGCCGAACGCAGGCTGCGCTGA